The Gilliamella apicola genome window below encodes:
- a CDS encoding IS3 family transposase (programmed frameshift) produces MKKLSEHQIVSILKEAEVGIPIKELCRKYGMAVSTFYKWRDKYGGMQSSDITRLKQLEAENRKLKQMYAELSLTSQLQQEIIKKLLVPTAVRKSWAQTLQSQYSITIKMSCTIVNLSRCAYYYQPKSADDTMIISLLKSITDKHLRWGFPKCFHRIRKLGYKWNHKRIYRVYCQLKLNIRSKRNKRLPQRYPEPLSVPSRLGECWSMDFMSDSSQNHRRFRTFNVIDDFNREALGIDIAVSLSAGRITRYLDRLAQYHGYPLKIRVDNGTEFTSNRFTSWAKSHGITLDYIKPGSPYQNGYIERFNRTYRTEVLDLYLFKNLEQVRKITEEWLEMYNTERPHEALNNMTPIEYRNMKQIV; encoded by the exons ATGAAAAAATTATCGGAACACCAAATTGTCTCCATTTTAAAAGAAGCTGAAGTTGGTATCCCTATTAAAGAGCTTTGCCGTAAATATGGTATGGCCGTTTCTACTTTTTATAAATGGCGAGATAAATATGGCGGTATGCAATCATCGGACATTACGCGGTTAAAACAGCTGGAAGCTGAAAATCGTAAACTTAAACAGATGTATGCTGAATTAAGTTTAACTTCTCAGCTCCAGCAAGAAATAATAAAAAAGCTAT TAGTGCCGACGGCAGTTCGTAAGAGTTGGGCACAAACACTACAGTCACAATACAGTATAACAATTAAAATGAGTTGCACTATTGTGAATTTAAGTCGCTGTGCTTACTACTATCAACCTAAATCGGCAGATGACACTATGATTATTTCATTACTTAAGTCAATAACAGACAAGCATTTACGTTGGGGATTTCCTAAGTGTTTTCATCGAATCAGGAAACTGGGATATAAGTGGAATCATAAACGGATTTATCGAGTTTATTGTCAGTTAAAACTCAATATTCGTTCTAAACGCAATAAACGATTGCCCCAACGTTATCCAGAGCCATTATCAGTACCAAGTCGTTTGGGAGAATGTTGGTCAATGGATTTTATGAGTGATAGTTCTCAAAATCACCGCCGATTTAGAACCTTTAATGTTATTGATGACTTTAATCGAGAGGCATTAGGCATTGATATTGCGGTCAGTTTATCGGCAGGTAGAATTACCCGTTATTTAGACAGACTGGCTCAATATCACGGTTATCCATTAAAAATACGCGTTGATAATGGCACAGAATTTACCTCAAACAGATTTACAAGTTGGGCAAAATCACATGGAATAACCCTAGATTATATTAAACCAGGTAGTCCTTATCAAAACGGCTATATAGAACGATTTAACCGCACATATCGAACGGAGGTATTAGATCTGTATTTATTTAAAAATCTGGAACAAGTAAGAAAAATAACCGAAGAGTGGTTAGAAATGTATAACACAGAAAGACCGCATGAAGCATTAAATAATATGACACCAATTGAATATAGAAACATGAAGCAAATAGTATAA
- a CDS encoding LysR family transcriptional regulator, which produces MYVKKIRSFIVLATSDSFRDAADKLNITQPTLTKQIQLLEDVFGFKLFVRDNHGCYLTDEGKIIYKYALSLTNELDRLLCVVKKIKNGTTGVLNIGYTFSFINILPEIINNYTEHHPMIKIQLHELSSLEQEKRLLSGELDIAFMEKPVNKQIKYEEIGSDYLLFISNSKENFPINDFRDINHMLDKNTLCLPDCETNVDLSQKISKYLSRNSLNYPNVYYTNNIYNIISMANLHSNVTILPNSLVHNIKSTLKCEKLMGKGSKWKIGVSWNEARAGTDVLTFVNEMKSK; this is translated from the coding sequence ATGTATGTAAAGAAAATAAGATCATTTATTGTATTAGCTACAAGTGATAGTTTTCGCGATGCTGCTGACAAACTGAATATAACCCAACCAACACTTACAAAACAAATTCAACTTCTTGAAGATGTATTCGGCTTTAAACTATTTGTTAGGGATAATCATGGCTGTTACCTAACCGATGAAGGTAAAATAATCTATAAATACGCACTTAGTTTAACCAACGAATTAGATAGATTATTATGTGTTGTTAAAAAAATAAAAAATGGTACAACAGGTGTTTTGAACATTGGCTATACGTTTTCCTTTATAAATATATTACCGGAAATAATAAATAATTATACCGAACACCACCCAATGATAAAAATTCAGCTACATGAATTATCTTCATTAGAACAGGAAAAAAGGTTATTATCTGGTGAGTTAGATATCGCTTTTATGGAAAAGCCTGTCAATAAACAGATAAAATATGAAGAAATAGGCTCAGATTATTTATTATTTATATCAAATTCAAAAGAAAATTTTCCTATTAATGATTTTAGAGACATTAATCATATGTTAGATAAAAATACGCTTTGTTTGCCTGACTGTGAAACCAATGTCGATCTATCTCAAAAAATTTCAAAATATCTTTCAAGAAACTCATTAAATTATCCAAACGTATATTATACAAATAATATTTACAACATTATATCTATGGCCAATTTACATTCGAATGTAACGATATTACCTAATAGTTTAGTTCATAATATTAAATCAACACTCAAATGTGAAAAACTTATGGGAAAAGGTTCAAAATGGAAAATAGGGGTGTCTTGGAATGAAGCAAGAGCAGGTACTGATGTTCTTACATTTGTTAATGAAATGAAAAGTAAATAA